One stretch of Marinobacterium iners DNA includes these proteins:
- a CDS encoding SixA phosphatase family protein, with protein MKILTLIRHAKSSWADPALADFERPLNHRGQRDLPGLVQRMQRQGPRPDQLHYSPALRTRLTAEPLKDAFNLHDDEILCSPTLYEADAFTLLDVLQRLPDPVNHTILVGHNPGLLELVQQLCPEAPERLPTGAIIQLQLMISHWSALQCGCARKLWLDYPELHRSARK; from the coding sequence ATGAAAATCCTGACGCTGATTCGTCATGCAAAATCCAGCTGGGCCGACCCTGCCCTGGCCGATTTCGAGCGCCCACTGAACCACCGGGGACAGCGCGACCTGCCGGGGCTGGTGCAGCGCATGCAGCGGCAGGGCCCCAGACCCGACCAGCTGCACTACAGTCCAGCCTTGCGGACGCGCCTGACGGCAGAGCCATTGAAGGACGCCTTCAACCTGCACGATGACGAAATCCTGTGCAGTCCGACCCTATATGAAGCCGATGCATTCACCCTGCTGGACGTGCTGCAAAGGCTGCCGGACCCCGTCAACCACACCATACTGGTGGGGCACAATCCGGGGCTGCTGGAGCTGGTACAACAACTCTGCCCCGAGGCACCCGAGCGCCTGCCGACCGGGGCCATCATTCAGCTGCAGTTGATGATCAGCCACTGGTCCGCACTGCAGTGCGGGTGTGCCCGTAAGCTCTGGCTCGACTATCCAGAGCTGCACCGTTCCGCCAGAAAATAA
- the moeB gene encoding molybdopterin-synthase adenylyltransferase MoeB, whose translation MLSDDQLLRYSRSIMLPEVDIAGQDAWQAARILIVGLGGLGGPAAAYLAAAGVGELVLVDDDRVDLTNLQRQIIHAEAACGEAKVSSAEASLKAINPSVRITAVDQRLQGEALERQVREVDLVLDCSDNFATRFALNSACFAAGVPLVSGAAIRFDGQISAYDPRDAESPCYRCLYEEGDEASLTCSESGVFPPLVGVIGSMQAMEALKLLAGIGEPLTGRLLLLDGKRMQWRSLRLRPDPECPVCKRKTRDAG comes from the coding sequence ATGCTCAGTGATGATCAGCTGCTGCGTTACAGTCGCAGTATCATGCTGCCGGAGGTGGATATTGCCGGTCAGGATGCCTGGCAGGCCGCGCGCATTCTGATCGTGGGTCTCGGAGGGCTGGGTGGCCCGGCGGCTGCCTATCTGGCCGCGGCGGGTGTGGGTGAACTGGTGCTGGTGGATGATGATCGAGTAGATTTGACCAACCTGCAGCGTCAGATTATTCATGCCGAAGCGGCCTGCGGTGAAGCCAAGGTCAGCTCGGCCGAGGCCAGCCTGAAAGCGATCAATCCGTCTGTCCGGATTACGGCAGTGGATCAGCGGTTGCAGGGTGAAGCGCTGGAGCGTCAGGTGCGTGAAGTGGATCTGGTACTGGATTGCAGCGATAACTTTGCCACCCGTTTTGCGCTCAACAGTGCCTGCTTTGCCGCCGGCGTGCCGCTGGTGTCCGGTGCTGCAATCCGCTTTGATGGCCAGATCAGTGCCTATGATCCGCGTGATGCCGAGTCGCCTTGCTATCGCTGCCTGTATGAAGAGGGTGATGAAGCGTCACTTACCTGCAGCGAGTCCGGCGTGTTCCCTCCGCTGGTGGGCGTGATCGGCAGCATGCAGGCGATGGAAGCGCTCAAACTGCTGGCCGGTATTGGTGAGCCTCTGACCGGCAGGTTGCTGCTGTTGGATGGAAAACGTATGCAATGGCGCAGCCTCAGGCTGCGTCCTGACCCTGAATGTCCAGTCTGTAAAAGGAAAACGCGTGATGCAGGATAA
- the prfA gene encoding peptide chain release factor 1: MKASIQHRLESLCERFEELAALLSDAEVIADQARFRDYSREYSELEPVAQSFSRWQQAVEDQSSAEQMLQEDDAEMREMAREEIESARERIEQLEAELQILLLPKDPDDHRNVFLEVRAGTGGDEAAIFSGDLFRMYSRYAERQGWRVEVISANEGEHGGYKEIISRVVGQDVYAQLKFESGAHRVQRVPETESQGRIHTSACTVAIMPELDESAEIEINKADLRVDTFRASGAGGQHINKTDSAIRITHLPTGLVVECQEERSQHKNRAKAMGLLASRLKQAELDKQQAAQASTRKSLVGSGDRSERIRTYNFPQGRLTDHRINLTIYRLNEVMAGDLDQVIQPLRNEYQAEQLGALSGE; the protein is encoded by the coding sequence ATGAAAGCCTCCATACAACACCGGCTTGAGTCCCTTTGCGAGCGTTTTGAGGAGCTGGCTGCGCTGCTCAGCGATGCTGAAGTGATCGCCGATCAGGCCCGTTTCCGAGACTACTCCCGCGAATATTCCGAACTGGAGCCGGTGGCCCAGAGTTTTTCACGCTGGCAGCAGGCGGTAGAGGACCAGTCCTCCGCCGAACAGATGCTGCAGGAAGACGATGCCGAGATGCGTGAGATGGCGCGCGAAGAGATCGAGTCGGCCCGCGAGCGTATCGAACAGCTGGAAGCCGAGCTGCAGATTCTGCTGCTGCCGAAGGATCCCGATGATCACCGCAACGTCTTCCTGGAAGTTCGCGCCGGTACCGGCGGTGATGAAGCCGCAATTTTTTCCGGCGATCTGTTTCGCATGTACTCCCGTTACGCCGAGCGTCAGGGATGGCGGGTCGAGGTAATCAGTGCCAACGAGGGTGAGCACGGCGGTTACAAGGAGATCATCAGCCGAGTGGTCGGTCAGGATGTCTATGCTCAGCTGAAGTTTGAGTCTGGTGCCCACCGCGTGCAGCGTGTCCCCGAGACCGAATCGCAGGGGCGCATCCACACCTCGGCCTGTACCGTTGCGATCATGCCGGAGCTGGACGAATCCGCCGAGATCGAGATAAACAAGGCCGATTTGCGTGTGGATACCTTCCGTGCCTCGGGTGCTGGCGGCCAGCATATCAACAAAACCGACTCCGCAATCCGCATTACCCATCTGCCCACCGGGCTTGTGGTGGAGTGTCAGGAGGAGCGCTCACAGCACAAGAACCGCGCCAAGGCGATGGGGCTGCTGGCATCACGCCTGAAGCAGGCGGAACTGGACAAGCAACAGGCGGCACAGGCCAGCACCCGAAAAAGTCTGGTCGGTTCGGGGGATCGCTCCGAACGTATCCGTACCTACAATTTTCCGCAGGGACGTCTCACCGACCACCGTATCAATCTGACGATCTACCGCCTGAATGAAGTGATGGCTGGAGACCTGGATCAGGTAATCCAGCCGCTGCGCAACGAGTATCAGGCCGAGCAGTTGGGTGCCTTGTCCGGTGAATAA
- a CDS encoding ankyrin repeat domain-containing protein: MLKSLFTSHYDKLAAAIVKGDEERTVRLLGKLSADALQQVDNDGRPLLELAIRSRQPRILQLLLQRTPAPLPKASCGTPLTVLALRQTETSLHLLSALLRAGADSNLIHTGRPLLHHCIEHCRDAELMLHLSRLLEHGADINQPDDTGTTLLLRLLPTGNLPLLQFLLQSGAKCEPQWLESMEDPALLSQLRRTLDDIKIRNMMLGR, translated from the coding sequence ATGCTGAAATCACTGTTTACATCTCACTATGACAAGCTCGCCGCCGCCATAGTGAAGGGCGATGAAGAGCGCACTGTCAGACTGCTGGGCAAGCTCTCGGCAGACGCGCTGCAGCAGGTTGATAACGATGGCCGACCGCTGCTGGAACTGGCCATACGGTCACGCCAGCCGCGCATTCTGCAGCTGCTGCTTCAGCGTACTCCCGCACCACTGCCAAAGGCATCCTGCGGCACACCATTGACCGTATTGGCACTGCGGCAGACTGAAACGAGTCTTCACCTGCTGTCGGCACTGCTCAGAGCCGGAGCCGACAGCAACCTTATCCATACCGGTCGTCCCCTGCTGCATCACTGTATCGAGCATTGTCGAGATGCTGAGCTGATGCTGCACCTGAGCCGGCTGCTGGAACACGGTGCTGACATCAACCAGCCTGACGATACCGGCACCACATTGTTGCTTCGGCTGTTACCCACAGGCAACCTGCCATTGCTGCAGTTTCTGCTGCAGTCCGGTGCCAAGTGCGAGCCTCAATGGCTGGAAAGCATGGAAGACCCGGCGCTGCTCTCTCAGCTGCGCCGGACTCTGGATGACATCAAGATTCGGAACATGATGCTGGGCCGCTAA
- a CDS encoding metallophosphoesterase family protein yields MRLIQLSDLHFGTERPEVIEALIATICNLQPDLVLLSGDITQRARRGQFRRCESFLAQLPAVPVLAVPGNHDIPLFNLWQRFWTPYAHFRSSFGSNLAPEYTDADLLVIGVNTTRPDRHVDGCFQLETIERVAQRLRCSSASLKIVMGHHPVDRVLASDERNVAEGAEAAVRQWSDAGMVLYLGGHIHYPFCAPLERRYPGVHSECWTAQAGTAISRRVRDGKPNSFNLIEWQPMRRQLQLERWDYRSSISNGFGCAEAFQLPLRGESSSV; encoded by the coding sequence ATGCGGCTGATTCAACTGTCGGATCTGCATTTTGGTACTGAGCGGCCTGAGGTGATCGAGGCACTGATCGCCACTATATGCAACCTGCAGCCTGATCTTGTGCTGCTCAGTGGCGATATCACGCAGCGAGCGCGGCGGGGGCAGTTTCGACGTTGCGAGTCTTTTCTGGCGCAGTTGCCCGCTGTGCCTGTATTGGCGGTCCCGGGCAACCATGATATTCCACTGTTTAATCTCTGGCAGCGATTCTGGACCCCTTATGCCCACTTTCGATCAAGCTTTGGCTCCAATCTGGCGCCTGAGTATACAGATGCAGATCTGCTGGTCATTGGGGTCAACACGACGCGACCTGACCGACACGTGGACGGCTGCTTCCAGCTGGAAACGATTGAGCGTGTGGCACAACGTCTCAGGTGCAGCTCGGCATCACTTAAAATCGTGATGGGGCACCATCCCGTTGACCGAGTGCTGGCAAGTGATGAACGCAATGTCGCCGAGGGCGCGGAAGCAGCGGTACGGCAGTGGAGTGACGCCGGGATGGTGTTGTATCTGGGCGGCCATATCCACTATCCCTTTTGTGCTCCCCTTGAACGGCGTTACCCCGGGGTTCACTCAGAGTGTTGGACCGCTCAGGCCGGGACTGCGATTTCGCGGCGGGTCCGTGACGGCAAGCCAAACTCGTTCAACCTGATTGAGTGGCAACCTATGCGCCGGCAGCTGCAACTGGAGCGCTGGGATTACCGTTCATCCATCAGTAACGGGTTCGGCTGCGCCGAAGCCTTTCAGTTGCCGTTGCGGGGTGAGTCCTCATCGGTCTGA
- a CDS encoding DMT family transporter — MSSVPIAYLAVVLIWSTTPLTIAWSSESVDPVMAGWVRMLIASLLGLGLLRLLRIPLPLHREAQTTYACASLGVFGAMCCTYIASRYVPSGLISIMFGLAPILSAILGQWILKEPALRAYRWIACTLAFAGLGVIFTNELALGGDSLPGLLLLFLAVLLFSLSAVLVKRTGTQTHPLAHTVGALLWSLPGFGLTWWLLGGEPLVIDPDSRSFWAILYLAVFGSLVGFVSYFHVLRHLPPSTVALVTLITPIFALLLGHLLNDEPLTASLWQGCLLVVAGLALFFWGHRLPLRRPA; from the coding sequence ATGTCATCGGTCCCCATTGCCTATCTAGCCGTGGTCCTGATCTGGTCCACGACACCACTGACCATTGCCTGGAGCAGTGAAAGCGTTGACCCGGTCATGGCCGGCTGGGTCAGAATGTTGATCGCCTCTTTGCTCGGACTGGGTTTGCTACGGCTGTTGCGAATTCCACTGCCGCTGCACCGCGAGGCACAGACTACTTATGCCTGCGCCTCTCTTGGCGTATTCGGAGCCATGTGCTGCACCTATATCGCGTCGCGCTACGTGCCTTCCGGGCTGATTTCGATCATGTTCGGCCTGGCACCGATTCTGTCAGCCATTCTCGGACAGTGGATACTTAAGGAGCCTGCTTTGCGGGCATATCGCTGGATCGCCTGTACACTCGCCTTTGCCGGGCTGGGTGTAATCTTTACCAATGAGTTGGCACTGGGAGGGGACAGCCTGCCGGGCCTTCTGCTGCTGTTTCTGGCCGTCTTGCTGTTCAGTCTGAGCGCAGTGCTGGTCAAGCGCACCGGCACCCAGACTCACCCCCTGGCACATACCGTAGGCGCCCTGCTCTGGTCGCTGCCCGGTTTTGGCCTGACCTGGTGGCTGCTCGGCGGTGAACCGCTGGTGATAGATCCGGACAGTCGTTCGTTCTGGGCTATCCTGTATCTGGCAGTTTTCGGCTCACTGGTCGGCTTTGTCAGCTACTTCCATGTCTTGCGCCATTTGCCGCCCAGCACGGTGGCGCTGGTCACGCTGATCACCCCAATCTTCGCCCTGCTGCTTGGACACCTGCTGAATGACGAGCCCCTGACCGCAAGCCTGTGGCAAGGTTGTCTGCTCGTGGTTGCCGGGCTGGCTCTGTTCTTTTGGGGCCACCGATTACCATTGCGCCGGCCTGCCTGA
- the hemA gene encoding glutamyl-tRNA reductase: MALLALGINHKTAPVEVRERVAFAPEKLAQALHEARLHARLSEVAILSTCNRTELYCSTTELEGSRALLEWLGRYHDLDVEELQRCSYAYWDDAAVRHMMRVACGLDSLVLGEPQILGQLKSAFSVSQAEGLVSVELGRLFRSTFSVAKNVRTQTAIGQNPVSVAYAAVSLAQHIFADLGKSRALLIGAGETIELVARHLKRAGVQQITVANRTLARALAVAEEFNGRAIELGQIPDELPQTDILIASTASQLPILGKGAVEAALKKRKHRPIFMVDIAVPRDIEPQVGELDDVYLYTVDDLKEVIEENQRERQSAARDAEGIIEAGTLEYMRRLRELDAVDTLTLLRQSAHETAAQELEKAMRMLANGKPAEDVLQRFAHGLTNKLLHQPTVQLRQASAEGREELLQLVQELYQLTPPDHSGS, from the coding sequence ATGGCTCTGCTGGCGTTAGGTATCAATCACAAAACGGCACCGGTCGAAGTACGCGAGCGGGTGGCGTTCGCACCGGAAAAACTGGCTCAGGCGTTGCATGAGGCGCGGCTGCATGCCCGGCTTTCCGAAGTGGCGATTCTGTCCACCTGTAACCGGACCGAACTCTACTGCTCTACTACCGAGCTGGAGGGTAGCCGTGCTCTGCTGGAATGGCTGGGGCGTTATCACGACCTTGACGTAGAGGAGCTGCAACGCTGTTCTTACGCCTATTGGGACGATGCAGCGGTACGCCATATGATGCGCGTGGCCTGCGGGCTGGACTCGCTGGTGCTGGGCGAACCGCAGATACTGGGACAGCTCAAGTCTGCGTTCTCGGTGTCTCAGGCGGAGGGGCTGGTCAGCGTTGAATTGGGGCGGCTGTTCCGCAGCACATTTTCGGTGGCCAAAAATGTGCGTACTCAGACCGCCATCGGCCAAAACCCGGTTTCGGTGGCCTACGCGGCCGTTAGCCTGGCGCAACACATTTTTGCCGATCTGGGCAAAAGCCGGGCCTTGCTGATCGGGGCCGGCGAGACCATCGAATTGGTTGCACGCCATCTCAAGCGTGCCGGCGTGCAGCAAATCACGGTGGCAAACCGCACACTTGCACGCGCGCTGGCCGTTGCCGAGGAGTTCAACGGGCGTGCCATCGAGCTGGGACAGATCCCCGACGAGCTGCCCCAGACCGATATTCTGATCGCCTCCACTGCCAGCCAGTTGCCGATTTTGGGCAAGGGTGCAGTGGAAGCGGCGCTGAAAAAGCGCAAGCACCGGCCGATCTTTATGGTGGATATTGCGGTGCCGCGTGACATCGAGCCTCAGGTGGGTGAGCTGGACGATGTCTACCTCTATACCGTTGATGACCTCAAGGAAGTGATTGAGGAAAACCAGCGTGAGCGTCAGAGTGCGGCCCGTGATGCCGAAGGTATCATTGAAGCCGGCACGCTGGAGTACATGCGTCGGCTGCGTGAGCTGGATGCGGTTGATACCCTCACCCTGCTGCGACAGAGTGCCCATGAAACGGCAGCACAGGAGCTGGAGAAAGCCATGCGCATGTTGGCCAATGGCAAACCGGCTGAAGACGTGCTGCAGCGTTTCGCCCACGGACTGACTAATAAACTGCTGCATCAACCGACCGTTCAGCTGCGCCAGGCGTCCGCCGAAGGGCGTGAAGAGCTGCTGCAACTGGTACAGGAACTGTATCAGCTTACCCCCCCCGACCACAGCGGTTCATGA
- the prmC gene encoding peptide chain release factor N(5)-glutamine methyltransferase, translated as MNKCLTVAAALARAADLEAVSDSARLDVELLLCDVLQQPRSWLFTWPEECLTSDQQQAFLALLERRRAGEPVAHLLGYRDFWTLRLRVSPATLIPRPDTEVLVEQALLRLDTGPARVADLGTGTGALALALASERPEWQLVATDLQPDAVKLAQINAAEYELANVEVRQGSWCEPLDGRFDMIVSNPPYIDPDDPHLQQGDVRFEPLSALTAERKGMADIEQIATAVRQYLSPQGWLLLEHGYDQAQAVRRLLQQLGYAQVFSARDYGGNDRVSGGCWPGDTVLRGDNAQ; from the coding sequence GTGAATAAATGCCTGACAGTTGCGGCTGCGCTGGCACGTGCGGCCGATCTTGAAGCGGTCAGCGACAGTGCGCGCCTGGATGTCGAATTACTGCTGTGCGACGTGCTGCAACAACCGCGCAGCTGGCTGTTTACCTGGCCGGAAGAATGCCTCACTTCTGATCAGCAGCAGGCCTTTCTGGCATTGCTTGAGCGGCGCAGGGCCGGTGAGCCGGTGGCGCATCTGCTGGGCTACCGTGACTTCTGGACCCTGCGTCTGCGGGTCAGTCCTGCGACCCTTATTCCACGCCCGGATACCGAAGTACTTGTAGAACAGGCGCTGCTGCGGCTGGATACCGGCCCTGCCCGGGTTGCAGACCTGGGTACGGGAACCGGTGCACTGGCACTGGCGCTGGCCAGTGAGCGACCCGAATGGCAGCTGGTGGCCACCGACCTGCAGCCGGATGCCGTTAAGCTGGCCCAGATCAATGCGGCCGAATATGAACTGGCTAATGTTGAGGTTCGCCAGGGCAGCTGGTGCGAACCGCTGGACGGCAGGTTTGACATGATCGTCAGTAATCCACCCTATATCGATCCGGATGATCCGCATCTGCAACAGGGTGACGTACGCTTTGAACCTTTGAGCGCCCTGACTGCCGAACGCAAGGGAATGGCCGATATCGAACAGATCGCGACAGCTGTCCGCCAGTACCTGAGCCCGCAAGGGTGGCTGCTGCTGGAACATGGCTACGATCAGGCGCAGGCCGTACGCCGGCTGCTGCAGCAGCTGGGGTATGCGCAGGTGTTCAGTGCCCGCGACTACGGTGGCAATGATCGTGTCAGTGGTGGCTGCTGGCCCGGTGATACAGTCCTGCGAGGTGACAATGCTCAGTGA
- a CDS encoding diacylglycerol/lipid kinase family protein, producing the protein MSGDARRQFRICINTRAGDQADADLEQLIRRRIPENCLQSLQRLRPKTALLPQLQQQVRGCIETGAILVVAGGDGTLNAAVSALAGSDVTLGVIPCGTFNFFARDRNIPVDTEAALDVLLHGREQHCPLSFINDIPFCVSASIGVYPRIIAAREQVSAVTGRNRLVSLLSGIWVFLTRARGRRLSLEHDGKQHVETAPMLLASVSPTQLESFDLPEVEALKYGKMLVFVMRSDSPLALCRYLWASLRGELKRLEELDCFLTECLRVSTRRRRLTVAVDGELHRCRSPLVLETRHDAYRCLVPTGGRRCG; encoded by the coding sequence ATGAGTGGAGATGCCAGGCGTCAGTTTCGGATCTGTATCAATACCCGGGCGGGTGACCAGGCTGACGCTGATCTGGAGCAGCTGATTCGGCGCCGGATTCCCGAAAACTGCCTTCAGTCCCTGCAACGGCTGAGGCCCAAGACAGCGCTGCTGCCGCAACTGCAACAGCAGGTCCGGGGTTGTATTGAAACGGGGGCCATATTGGTTGTTGCCGGTGGCGATGGAACACTCAATGCAGCAGTCTCTGCATTGGCAGGCAGTGATGTGACGCTCGGTGTGATTCCCTGCGGGACATTCAATTTCTTTGCGCGTGACCGAAACATCCCGGTCGATACCGAGGCCGCACTCGATGTTCTGCTGCATGGGCGGGAGCAGCATTGCCCGCTGTCCTTTATCAATGACATCCCTTTCTGCGTCAGTGCCAGCATCGGCGTCTACCCTCGAATCATTGCGGCGCGAGAGCAGGTTAGTGCGGTGACCGGCCGCAATCGTCTGGTCTCATTGCTCAGTGGAATCTGGGTGTTCCTGACGCGCGCACGGGGGCGAAGGCTCAGCCTTGAGCATGACGGAAAGCAACATGTCGAAACCGCGCCCATGTTACTGGCCAGTGTCAGCCCGACTCAGCTTGAGAGCTTTGATCTGCCTGAGGTAGAGGCTCTGAAATATGGCAAGATGCTCGTGTTTGTAATGCGCTCGGACAGTCCGCTGGCGCTGTGCCGATACCTGTGGGCAAGTCTTAGAGGTGAGCTTAAGCGACTGGAAGAACTCGACTGTTTTCTGACCGAATGCCTGCGGGTCTCGACCCGAAGGCGCAGACTGACCGTCGCGGTGGATGGTGAGCTGCACCGCTGTCGTTCTCCGCTGGTATTGGAAACCCGACATGATGCCTACCGGTGTCTGGTACCCACAGGAGGCAGGCGATGCGGCTGA
- a CDS encoding AEC family transporter, with product MVLNLYLETLGYTANIVAPIFFILFLGYLLRRLQLIDDAFVATGSKLVFVITLPALVFMSIARMDFHAVFNPQQLGYVLVTILLSFGLIWWLAARWIKAPEDLGVFIQGSFRSNYGIIGLAVSFNLFGQDGLAQASLLLALVIPLFNVLSIICLSIPMQRSEAMRLSDTLLEILKNPLILAVLLALPVSWFGLQLPEVVARTGNYFANLTLPLALLTIGASLNLKSLHDTSSQAFWATALKLVILPLVLTLGAWLYGFEGQELAIMMVLFGCPTAAASFVMARAMGGNAQLAANIVLTTTLGSVLTLSGGIYLLRLLGVI from the coding sequence GTGGTTTTGAACCTCTACCTCGAAACACTGGGTTATACCGCCAATATTGTTGCACCGATCTTCTTCATCCTGTTTCTGGGCTACCTCCTGCGTCGCCTGCAACTGATTGATGATGCTTTCGTTGCTACCGGCTCCAAACTGGTATTCGTGATTACCCTGCCCGCACTGGTATTTATGTCCATTGCACGCATGGACTTCCATGCCGTATTCAATCCACAACAGCTGGGCTATGTACTGGTCACCATTCTGCTCTCTTTTGGCCTGATCTGGTGGCTGGCTGCACGTTGGATCAAGGCGCCCGAAGATCTGGGCGTATTCATTCAGGGCTCCTTTCGCAGCAACTACGGCATCATCGGCCTTGCCGTCAGCTTCAACCTGTTTGGTCAGGATGGACTGGCTCAGGCTTCGCTGCTGCTGGCGCTGGTAATCCCACTGTTCAATGTGCTCTCCATCATTTGCCTGAGCATTCCCATGCAACGCAGCGAAGCGATGCGCCTGAGCGATACCCTGCTGGAGATTCTGAAAAACCCGTTGATTCTGGCTGTGCTGCTGGCCCTTCCGGTATCCTGGTTTGGATTGCAGCTGCCCGAGGTTGTGGCCCGAACCGGCAACTACTTTGCCAACCTGACCCTGCCTCTGGCCCTGCTCACCATTGGCGCTTCACTCAACCTGAAAAGTCTGCACGACACCTCATCGCAGGCATTCTGGGCAACCGCACTGAAACTGGTTATTCTGCCGCTGGTGCTGACACTGGGAGCCTGGCTGTACGGCTTTGAGGGGCAAGAGCTGGCAATCATGATGGTGCTGTTTGGCTGCCCCACCGCTGCCGCCAGTTTTGTCATGGCCCGCGCGATGGGCGGCAATGCTCAGCTGGCCGCCAATATCGTACTGACAACCACACTGGGGTCGGTGCTGACACTCAGCGGAGGAATCTATCTGCTGCGCCTGCTGGGCGTGATCTGA
- a CDS encoding CoA-binding protein: MQDNKIKTLLERSHRIALVGASAKSHRASYQVMSYLLASGYEVIPVNPALAGQELMGQKVVSKLSEIEGKVDLVDIFRNSVDAGYVVDEAIEIGAPAVWMQLGVINEDAAERAETAGLEVIMDRCPAIEIPRLGVVAPAA, from the coding sequence ATGCAGGATAACAAGATTAAAACACTGCTCGAACGCAGCCATCGTATTGCGCTGGTGGGTGCCAGTGCCAAATCCCACCGTGCCAGTTACCAGGTGATGTCCTATCTGCTGGCCAGTGGCTATGAGGTGATTCCGGTCAACCCGGCGCTGGCTGGACAGGAACTGATGGGGCAGAAGGTTGTGTCGAAGCTCTCTGAGATTGAGGGCAAGGTGGATTTGGTCGATATTTTCCGCAACTCGGTGGATGCCGGTTACGTTGTGGACGAGGCGATCGAAATTGGTGCCCCAGCGGTCTGGATGCAGCTGGGTGTGATCAACGAAGATGCGGCTGAACGTGCCGAAACAGCGGGGCTTGAGGTGATCATGGACCGCTGCCCTGCAATTGAGATTCCCCGTTTGGGGGTGGTAGCCCCCGCCGCCTGA